One stretch of Rosistilla oblonga DNA includes these proteins:
- a CDS encoding non-ribosomal peptide synthetase, whose protein sequence is MDATENSIDHNSHHQGFTAPVATSAPKELPTLVHRLRWYGQTEHADRTAFTMVLDHDFNDTQLNYRDLDHRARAIAARIQALGGAGERVLIVLDPGMDYVSSLFGCMYAGAVAVPVYPPSMLRLQHTLGRLQAIIQNADAKVMLSSREIIGPQLSPLWNLDNAAAIAVDELSLSAADDWRPSAPAPDELALLQYTSGSTGIPRGVALTHANLMHNLRALVRHYHFPGAKALHWLPPYHDMGLIGGILLPAYEGVETVILTPKNFISNPLHWLQAIDRYQGTSNGSPNFGYELCVRKIKPEQCEGLDLSSWKVAVSGAEPVRAATAKRFTEKFQPYGFDPAAFSPAMGMAETTVIMTGSPLGKMPIMYEVDSRALAAGRIKQVDKPGPGTQTLVSSGEPVLGMEVEIVDPQTCRLAAPGQVAEIWARSGSIAAGYWNQPELTQATFHATIAGTGESGYLRTGDLGCIIDGQLIVTGRIKELIIIGGRNYYPHDIEATVQSISEAFKPDSGTAFSIDHDGQEQLVVLQEVWRPGKFAIDNLLPEALEAIAESHQVTPHAIVLVKSGSLPKTSSGKLRRRDCRQMFLDGELSEVRRWQAGGFAATQAAAEFEAPETETEVALASIWNELLHVDEISRHHDFFDLGGQSLLVGQLVTRIGEQFGVEIGLSTLFSHSTLGRLAAAIDAGEGRLKDEVTRRNSDAKVAPLSAAQQRFWLLHELEQTNAFLHVPVSLQITGDVDADRLEASLAAICQRHPALRTIIEMSGDVPMQRVLDDAPLRLQRLTASPENVAKVRSDLVRQPFDLQTAPLMRAALIETGPSQYQLEIVLHHIVCDASSVEILLRDLIAAAPVAPEQLTYLDFAQWDQSESHIAQIDQKVGYWQTRLAGIPERLQLPAAESDVAASDESPAITRALDSSLARDLESVARDHGTTASMVYLAAYQHVLSRYTGSSDLPIAMPTTDRPSSQLAATVGCFMNPIIFRGQIDRQASFLRLLRSTRDHLLHDLEHADVPFQRVVESIDHQRSLDAMPLAQNMFLFQQPLHASDAPIEIAGGTLQAVQPDYAAVTAYDLSMVIHPSSTTEITVVHNDHIDRATAEGVLDLMEATLQAIAANPACALIDLPSASPTDRQAFEQLNLATAAECDSATLCDRLADVAANAADKIAITDDHRGLSYRDLDAQSTALAKVLRQRGIAAGNLVGVDMQRSIEMLVGMLAVWKAGAAYVPLDPALPQERLAMMIEDAGLAAILSDTTSMQADVPVWQFAELSRLDAQDLSLDGPLPTDLAYVIYTSGSTGKPKGVAIEHHSVANLLNSFAARPGFTADDSILALTTTSFDISVLELFLPLWAGGHVRLTADRAATEPESLKSILETEPITHLQTTPSTLRVLMTTGWTPSQQLRVFSGGEPLPADLASQLLASGCELWNVYGPTETTVWSTISRVEGERVCIGQAIDNTTIYLLDPELRPVPRGVSGELCIGGSGVARGYWNQPELTRQRFVTLPPTSFSADDSSTTDQPSPRVYRTGDQVRIDSRGQLHFLARNDRQIKLRGFRIELDEIESAIESVAGVHRAAVVVRGEAAQQQIVAFCQTDVDVDAIRQSIGGRLPQYMLPSTICRLPAIPQTPAGKTDYKALPLPNTEPVAVAAIALPQTPLEHAVANLWQEVLQTGPIGRDVSFFELGGNSLQAAQLLSRLRDQFEAKIPLRLLYDSPTIAAIAESIVQDQLQQADIDEIRMLEELESLSDEEVQRRLGSLDASGDDDAGRDRNDNLSDSQ, encoded by the coding sequence TTGGACGCGACGGAAAATAGCATCGACCACAATTCGCATCACCAGGGCTTCACGGCACCTGTCGCTACCTCTGCGCCGAAGGAGCTGCCGACGCTGGTCCATCGGCTGCGTTGGTACGGGCAGACCGAGCACGCGGATCGAACCGCGTTTACGATGGTCCTGGATCATGACTTCAACGACACCCAGCTGAACTATCGCGATCTCGACCATCGCGCCCGCGCGATCGCCGCTCGGATCCAAGCCCTTGGCGGCGCGGGCGAGCGAGTGCTGATCGTTCTCGATCCAGGCATGGATTACGTCAGTTCGCTGTTCGGGTGCATGTATGCCGGTGCCGTTGCGGTCCCCGTCTATCCGCCCAGCATGTTGCGGCTGCAGCACACCCTGGGGCGGCTGCAAGCGATCATCCAAAACGCCGACGCCAAAGTGATGCTCTCCAGTCGCGAGATCATTGGTCCGCAACTCAGCCCGCTCTGGAATCTCGACAACGCCGCGGCGATCGCTGTCGATGAGTTGTCGCTTTCGGCCGCCGACGATTGGCGTCCCTCGGCACCGGCCCCCGACGAACTCGCCCTGCTGCAATACACTTCCGGTTCGACAGGCATCCCTCGCGGCGTGGCGCTGACGCACGCCAACTTGATGCACAACCTGCGAGCCCTCGTCCGGCACTACCACTTCCCCGGCGCCAAAGCGTTGCACTGGCTGCCTCCCTATCACGACATGGGGTTGATCGGCGGAATCCTGTTGCCAGCCTATGAAGGTGTCGAGACGGTCATCCTGACGCCCAAGAACTTCATCTCCAATCCGCTGCACTGGTTGCAAGCGATCGACCGCTACCAAGGGACCAGCAACGGCAGTCCCAACTTTGGATACGAGCTGTGCGTTCGCAAGATCAAGCCGGAACAGTGCGAGGGGCTCGACCTAAGCAGCTGGAAAGTTGCGGTTTCCGGAGCCGAACCAGTTCGCGCTGCGACAGCAAAGCGATTCACGGAAAAGTTCCAACCGTATGGCTTCGATCCCGCAGCCTTCTCGCCCGCGATGGGGATGGCTGAAACGACAGTCATCATGACCGGCAGCCCGCTGGGCAAGATGCCGATCATGTATGAAGTCGACAGCCGCGCGCTGGCCGCTGGCCGCATCAAACAAGTCGACAAGCCGGGGCCCGGCACGCAGACGTTGGTCAGTTCGGGCGAACCGGTTTTGGGAATGGAAGTCGAAATCGTCGACCCGCAAACCTGCCGCTTGGCCGCGCCAGGCCAAGTCGCCGAGATCTGGGCGCGCAGCGGTTCGATCGCCGCAGGCTACTGGAACCAACCCGAACTAACGCAAGCCACCTTCCACGCGACGATCGCTGGCACCGGCGAATCGGGATACCTGCGGACTGGCGACTTGGGCTGCATCATCGATGGTCAATTGATCGTCACCGGGCGGATCAAAGAATTGATCATCATCGGCGGACGCAATTATTATCCGCACGACATCGAAGCGACCGTGCAATCGATCAGCGAAGCCTTTAAGCCCGATTCGGGGACGGCGTTTTCGATCGACCACGATGGGCAAGAGCAGTTGGTCGTGCTGCAAGAGGTTTGGCGGCCGGGCAAATTTGCCATCGATAACCTGCTGCCCGAAGCCTTGGAAGCGATCGCCGAAAGTCATCAGGTCACGCCCCATGCGATCGTGTTGGTGAAGTCGGGATCGTTGCCCAAAACATCCAGCGGGAAACTTCGCCGTCGCGATTGCCGGCAGATGTTCCTCGACGGAGAGCTTTCCGAAGTCCGACGCTGGCAAGCTGGCGGGTTCGCCGCAACCCAGGCGGCTGCGGAGTTCGAAGCTCCCGAAACGGAGACCGAAGTCGCGCTGGCATCGATCTGGAACGAACTGCTGCACGTCGATGAGATCAGCCGACACCATGACTTCTTCGATCTCGGCGGCCAGTCGCTGCTGGTTGGCCAGTTGGTCACGCGGATCGGCGAACAGTTTGGTGTCGAGATCGGACTCTCCACGCTCTTCAGCCACAGCACACTGGGCCGACTTGCCGCTGCGATCGATGCGGGGGAAGGACGTCTTAAAGACGAAGTCACACGACGCAACAGCGACGCCAAGGTGGCGCCGCTGTCGGCCGCGCAACAACGCTTCTGGTTGTTGCACGAACTGGAACAGACCAACGCGTTTTTGCATGTCCCCGTCTCGCTGCAAATCACCGGCGACGTCGACGCCGATCGATTGGAAGCCTCGCTCGCCGCGATCTGCCAACGTCATCCGGCGCTGCGAACGATCATCGAGATGTCGGGCGATGTGCCGATGCAACGCGTGCTGGACGATGCGCCGCTGCGTTTGCAAAGGCTGACCGCTTCGCCCGAAAACGTCGCCAAAGTTCGATCCGATTTGGTTCGCCAGCCATTTGATTTGCAAACCGCTCCGCTGATGCGAGCGGCACTGATCGAAACCGGTCCGTCGCAATATCAGCTGGAGATCGTATTGCATCACATCGTTTGTGATGCCAGCTCGGTCGAGATCCTGTTGCGCGATCTGATCGCCGCGGCTCCGGTCGCTCCAGAACAGCTGACCTATCTCGATTTCGCTCAATGGGATCAATCCGAATCGCACATCGCACAGATCGATCAAAAGGTCGGCTATTGGCAAACGCGACTCGCCGGAATTCCCGAGCGTCTGCAGTTGCCAGCTGCGGAATCCGATGTGGCCGCGTCCGACGAATCGCCAGCGATCACGCGAGCCTTGGATAGTTCGCTCGCTCGCGATCTCGAAAGCGTCGCTCGCGACCACGGCACCACTGCGTCGATGGTCTACCTGGCCGCCTACCAACACGTCCTCTCGCGATACACCGGATCGTCCGATCTGCCGATCGCGATGCCAACGACCGATCGCCCCTCGTCGCAACTGGCCGCGACGGTCGGATGCTTCATGAACCCGATCATCTTCCGCGGCCAAATCGATCGCCAAGCTTCGTTCCTGCGATTGCTGCGCTCGACACGAGATCATCTGCTGCACGATTTGGAACATGCCGACGTGCCGTTCCAACGCGTGGTCGAATCGATCGATCACCAGCGGTCGCTGGACGCGATGCCGTTGGCGCAAAACATGTTCCTGTTCCAACAGCCGCTGCATGCCAGCGACGCCCCGATCGAGATCGCCGGCGGCACGCTGCAAGCGGTCCAACCCGACTACGCCGCCGTCACGGCATACGACCTGTCGATGGTCATCCATCCGTCGTCGACGACCGAGATCACGGTGGTGCACAACGATCACATCGATCGTGCGACAGCGGAAGGCGTTCTGGATCTGATGGAAGCGACGCTGCAAGCGATCGCCGCCAATCCCGCTTGTGCGCTGATCGACTTGCCCAGTGCATCGCCGACCGATCGCCAAGCTTTCGAACAACTGAACCTCGCCACCGCCGCGGAATGTGATTCGGCAACGCTCTGCGATCGGCTGGCCGATGTCGCCGCCAATGCGGCTGATAAGATTGCGATCACCGACGACCATCGCGGACTCAGCTACCGCGATCTCGACGCGCAATCGACAGCCTTGGCCAAGGTCTTGCGGCAACGAGGCATCGCGGCCGGGAATCTGGTTGGCGTCGACATGCAGCGATCGATCGAGATGCTTGTCGGGATGCTGGCGGTTTGGAAAGCGGGAGCGGCTTATGTGCCGTTGGATCCGGCGCTTCCGCAAGAGCGACTGGCGATGATGATCGAAGATGCCGGGCTCGCGGCGATCCTCTCCGATACAACATCGATGCAGGCCGACGTTCCCGTCTGGCAGTTCGCCGAACTGAGTCGATTGGATGCGCAAGATCTGTCGCTGGACGGACCTCTGCCGACGGATCTCGCTTACGTGATCTATACATCCGGTTCGACGGGCAAACCCAAAGGCGTTGCGATCGAACATCACAGCGTCGCCAATCTGTTGAACAGCTTCGCCGCGCGTCCCGGCTTCACCGCCGACGATTCGATCCTGGCTCTGACCACGACTTCGTTTGACATCTCGGTGTTGGAGCTGTTTCTGCCGCTGTGGGCCGGCGGGCACGTGCGGTTGACCGCCGATCGAGCGGCGACCGAACCAGAGTCGCTGAAATCGATCCTCGAAACCGAACCGATCACTCACCTGCAGACAACGCCCTCGACGCTGCGTGTCTTGATGACGACCGGTTGGACACCCAGTCAACAGTTGCGGGTATTCAGCGGTGGCGAACCGTTGCCAGCCGATCTCGCGAGCCAGTTGTTGGCCAGCGGGTGCGAGCTGTGGAATGTCTATGGTCCGACCGAGACGACCGTCTGGTCGACAATCTCCCGAGTCGAAGGCGAACGCGTTTGCATCGGCCAAGCGATCGACAACACCACGATCTATCTGCTCGATCCTGAATTGCGCCCCGTGCCACGCGGCGTCTCGGGCGAGTTGTGCATCGGCGGATCCGGAGTGGCTCGCGGCTATTGGAACCAACCCGAACTGACGCGCCAGCGTTTTGTCACGCTGCCGCCGACGTCCTTCTCCGCCGACGACTCATCCACAACCGACCAGCCCTCGCCGCGCGTCTACCGGACCGGCGACCAAGTGCGAATCGACAGCCGAGGCCAGCTGCACTTCTTGGCTCGCAACGACCGACAGATCAAACTCCGCGGCTTCCGGATCGAGCTGGATGAGATCGAATCGGCGATCGAATCGGTCGCGGGAGTTCATCGCGCGGCGGTCGTCGTTCGCGGCGAAGCAGCTCAACAGCAGATCGTCGCCTTCTGCCAAACCGACGTCGATGTCGATGCGATTCGCCAATCGATCGGCGGTCGACTGCCGCAATACATGCTGCCGTCGACGATTTGTCGGCTGCCAGCGATCCCGCAAACTCCCGCCGGCAAGACCGACTACAAAGCGTTGCCGCTTCCGAACACGGAGCCTGTGGCGGTCGCAGCGATTGCGCTGCCGCAGACGCCGCTGGAACATGCGGTTGCCAATCTCTGGCAGGAAGTTTTGCAGACCGGACCGATCGGCCGCGACGTAAGTTTCTTCGAGCTCGGCGGCAACTCATTGCAAGCGGCACAGCTGTTATCGCGGCTCCGCGACCAATTCGAAGCGAAGATTCCGCTGCGGCTGCTGTACGATTCGCCAACGATTGCAGCGATCGCCGAATCGATCGTGCAGGATCAGCTGCAGCAGGCCGATATCGATGAAATCCGCATGCTTGAAGAACTGGAGAGCCTCTCGGACGAGGAGGTGCAACGACGACTGGGCAGCTTGGATGCCAGCGGTGACGACGACGCAGGTCGCGACCGCAACGACAACTTGAGCGATTCCCAATAG
- a CDS encoding peroxiredoxin-like family protein has translation MSLKKLLSLRLSLGLAAILSCSALATADDAAIASDATQTKPLEVGAALPDVAVKSVDGKPVSIASLHQDKPVVLVFFRGGWCPICTRHTQTLIKAYPAIKQLGAELVGISPDDPQHSQANVAKNSIPFPILSDSDLAATKAFGLAFEVDAPTLERYKGFGIDLEKASGFKHHGLPVPAVYIVDKSGKIVFAHSDPNYRERLDTGKVVAALQQLK, from the coding sequence ATGTCGCTGAAAAAATTGTTGTCCCTGCGTTTGAGCCTCGGGCTGGCCGCGATCCTGTCCTGTTCGGCATTGGCGACAGCCGATGATGCTGCGATTGCTAGCGACGCGACCCAGACGAAGCCTTTAGAGGTTGGCGCGGCGCTGCCCGATGTTGCTGTCAAATCGGTCGATGGCAAACCGGTCAGCATCGCTTCGCTGCACCAAGACAAGCCCGTTGTCCTTGTCTTCTTCCGCGGCGGTTGGTGCCCGATCTGCACCCGGCACACGCAAACTTTGATCAAGGCCTATCCTGCGATCAAACAACTGGGAGCCGAACTGGTCGGCATCAGCCCCGATGATCCCCAGCACTCGCAAGCGAACGTCGCCAAGAATTCGATTCCGTTTCCAATCCTTTCGGACTCCGACCTGGCGGCAACCAAAGCGTTTGGGCTGGCATTCGAAGTCGATGCGCCAACCTTGGAACGCTACAAAGGATTTGGAATCGACCTCGAGAAGGCCTCCGGATTCAAGCACCACGGACTCCCCGTACCCGCGGTCTATATCGTGGACAAAAGCGGCAAAATCGTGTTCGCTCACAGCGACCCGAACTACCGCGAACGACTCGATACCGGAAAGGTCGTCGCTGCCTTGCAACAGCTGAAGTAA
- a CDS encoding EscU/YscU/HrcU family type III secretion system export apparatus switch protein gives MADQDGEKRFSASESRRQKAREQGQVVRSQDLASAALLLAALAVIGYFGRPMVADVAEVLAKSLADSEVEAFTIESASSLLTQTGYFTLMAVGPIMVCMFICAILVNILQTGPMLLPDKLMPKFSNISPMQGIKRLLALPNFMRLGFGIFKLAVISVVAAICLYHWYEAVLAVSQFGVAAVAKVIFDATFFTCLWIGGALFVLAAFDFAFQWWKHEQDLMMTEQEMRDEMKESQGDPQVIARRRQVQRQLAMQRMQSDVPNSDVIVTNPTELAIAIKYDPQTMAAPIVSAKGAGLLAQKIRRIGLEHGIAIVERKPLAQALYKNVEVGHPVPSEQYQAVAEVLRYVYQLEGRAMPGAA, from the coding sequence ATGGCGGACCAGGACGGCGAAAAGAGGTTTTCAGCCAGTGAGAGCCGGCGACAGAAAGCCCGCGAACAGGGACAAGTCGTCCGCAGCCAAGACCTGGCTTCGGCGGCTCTGCTGTTGGCCGCGCTGGCGGTGATCGGATATTTCGGGCGACCGATGGTGGCCGATGTTGCGGAGGTGTTAGCCAAATCGCTAGCCGATTCGGAAGTCGAAGCGTTTACTATCGAAAGTGCCAGCAGCTTGCTGACCCAAACCGGCTACTTCACCTTGATGGCCGTCGGGCCGATCATGGTCTGCATGTTCATCTGCGCGATCCTCGTCAACATCTTGCAGACCGGCCCGATGTTGTTGCCCGATAAACTGATGCCCAAGTTCAGCAACATCAGCCCGATGCAAGGGATCAAGCGTCTGCTGGCCCTCCCCAACTTCATGCGTCTGGGCTTTGGCATCTTTAAGCTCGCCGTGATCTCGGTCGTCGCGGCTATCTGTCTTTATCATTGGTACGAAGCGGTGTTGGCTGTTAGTCAATTCGGCGTCGCCGCGGTTGCCAAAGTGATCTTCGACGCCACCTTTTTCACCTGCCTTTGGATCGGCGGAGCATTGTTTGTTCTGGCCGCTTTCGATTTCGCCTTTCAATGGTGGAAGCACGAGCAGGACTTGATGATGACCGAGCAAGAGATGCGCGATGAGATGAAAGAGTCTCAAGGCGATCCGCAGGTCATCGCCCGCCGACGCCAGGTGCAACGCCAACTGGCGATGCAGCGGATGCAGTCGGATGTTCCCAATTCCGACGTGATCGTCACCAACCCGACCGAACTGGCGATCGCGATCAAATACGATCCGCAAACGATGGCCGCCCCGATCGTCTCTGCAAAAGGAGCCGGTCTGTTGGCGCAGAAGATCCGCCGCATCGGACTCGAGCACGGGATCGCGATCGTCGAACGCAAACCGCTAGCTCAAGCGTTGTACAAAAACGTCGAAGTTGGCCACCCGGTGCCCTCGGAACAGTACCAAGCCGTCGCCGAAGTCCTCCGCTACGTCTATCAATTAGAAGGCCGCGCGATGCCCGGCGCCGCATAA
- a CDS encoding flagellar biosynthetic protein FliR: protein MDLLTEIGQNQLLLFMLVLTRLSLMLMGMPGIGAGVPRRVKAFLVLALTAMLLPLLGDLPVPPVNSITDLTIAIGREAIVGLFIGLVVQLLITGIQLAGELISSTAGMQLGAGTDPQTKAAMPILGNMIGMMVTVILMSVGGQHMMFDALVNSFTTIPPGQVRVEIGWIQLLTYELTQGMATGVRAGAPVVTGLLLSNLITGLLSRTLPQLNILAVGLNVNAIAMMAISAIALGSCGLLFETELLAVFERLGDLLASAKPD, encoded by the coding sequence ATGGATTTGCTGACAGAAATCGGCCAAAACCAACTGCTGCTGTTCATGCTCGTGCTAACGCGCCTGAGCTTGATGCTGATGGGGATGCCCGGTATCGGTGCGGGAGTGCCGCGGCGAGTGAAAGCCTTCTTGGTGTTGGCGCTGACGGCGATGCTGTTGCCGCTGTTGGGCGATCTGCCCGTTCCGCCAGTCAACAGTATCACCGACCTCACGATCGCGATCGGCCGCGAAGCGATCGTCGGTCTGTTTATCGGGCTGGTGGTTCAATTGTTGATCACCGGAATCCAATTGGCTGGCGAACTGATCAGTTCGACCGCCGGTATGCAATTGGGGGCTGGCACCGATCCGCAGACCAAAGCGGCGATGCCGATCCTGGGCAACATGATCGGGATGATGGTAACGGTGATCTTGATGTCCGTCGGAGGTCAGCACATGATGTTCGACGCTTTGGTCAACAGCTTTACCACGATTCCGCCGGGGCAGGTTCGAGTCGAGATCGGTTGGATCCAGTTGCTGACGTATGAGTTGACCCAAGGGATGGCGACCGGCGTTCGCGCGGGAGCTCCCGTCGTGACCGGTCTGCTGCTGTCGAATCTGATCACCGGTTTGCTCAGCCGCACGCTGCCGCAATTGAACATTCTTGCCGTCGGTTTGAATGTCAACGCGATCGCAATGATGGCGATCTCTGCGATCGCGCTGGGGTCGTGCGGACTGTTGTTCGAGACCGAGTTGCTTGCGGTCTTCGAACGGCTTGGCGACCTGTTGGCGTCGGCCAAGCCGGACTGA
- a CDS encoding flagellar biosynthetic protein FliQ codes for MDANSAADFVREALLQAVIIASPLLFMGMAAGLIIGLVQALTQIQDQTVSFVPKILAMATTMIVCMPWMIQRMVEFARELYISAGQIGP; via the coding sequence ATGGACGCAAACTCCGCCGCCGATTTTGTTCGCGAAGCCTTGCTGCAAGCGGTGATCATCGCCTCGCCGCTGCTGTTCATGGGGATGGCTGCCGGATTGATCATTGGGTTGGTGCAAGCGTTGACGCAGATTCAGGATCAAACCGTTTCGTTTGTTCCCAAGATCTTGGCGATGGCGACCACGATGATCGTCTGCATGCCTTGGATGATCCAACGGATGGTCGAATTCGCGAGGGAATTGTACATCAGCGCCGGTCAGATCGGCCCATAG
- the fliP gene encoding flagellar type III secretion system pore protein FliP (The bacterial flagellar biogenesis protein FliP forms a type III secretion system (T3SS)-type pore required for flagellar assembly.): MRRGWITTVLLGCVAATISTADLCAQEVITQTPIRLDDPMDFVRQGPEHWTSPEGLSSSLQIMLLLTVLSLAPAILLMTTCYVRIIVVFGLLKQAMGLQQLPPSQVMTSIAMFMTLFVMGPIWHQVYKDAIQPYTDPAVEMSLEDAWNIGKAPICEFMSRQIAAAGNYDDVHLFFRYVDGPPPTEMADVPIRVLLPAYMLSELKVAFLMGFKIYLPFLILDIVVASVTISMGMLMLPPGVISLPFKLLLFVLVDGWRLVVQMLLDSFGTIPG, from the coding sequence ATGCGACGAGGTTGGATCACCACTGTATTGCTCGGCTGCGTTGCTGCGACGATCAGCACCGCCGACTTGTGCGCGCAGGAAGTGATCACGCAGACGCCGATTCGGTTAGACGATCCGATGGACTTTGTCCGCCAGGGCCCCGAGCATTGGACCAGTCCCGAGGGGCTCAGCAGCAGTCTGCAGATCATGCTGTTGCTGACAGTCCTCAGCCTGGCCCCAGCGATCCTGTTGATGACCACCTGCTACGTGCGGATCATCGTCGTGTTTGGATTGTTGAAACAAGCGATGGGGTTGCAACAATTGCCTCCCAGCCAAGTCATGACCAGCATCGCGATGTTCATGACGCTGTTTGTGATGGGACCGATTTGGCATCAGGTCTACAAAGACGCGATCCAGCCCTACACCGACCCTGCGGTCGAGATGAGCCTTGAAGATGCGTGGAATATCGGCAAGGCGCCGATCTGTGAATTCATGAGCCGCCAGATCGCGGCGGCCGGGAATTACGACGACGTCCATCTCTTCTTCCGCTACGTCGACGGACCGCCCCCAACGGAGATGGCCGATGTGCCGATCCGCGTGTTGCTGCCGGCCTATATGCTCAGCGAATTGAAGGTCGCGTTTTTGATGGGCTTCAAGATCTATCTCCCCTTCTTAATCCTCGACATCGTCGTCGCCAGCGTCACGATTTCGATGGGTATGTTGATGCTGCCGCCGGGAGTGATCTCGCTGCCCTTTAAGTTATTGCTGTTTGTTCTGGTCGACGGCTGGCGTCTGGTCGTGCAAATGTTACTCGACAGTTTCGGCACGATCCCTGGTTGA
- a CDS encoding toxin-antitoxin system YwqK family antitoxin, with protein sequence MKNRSATRFAIHCILFGSVSLCTLSNLDGDESVLIPSGDFPAIFAPTSEPESPENLPAVAEPEAITPYVAQRFQETNNQLTINPSVPVAEDASDGEIVRERYDDGSVRVERSVMQDEHGNFVNNGTFRMYNPAGSPIAEGHFQMGNRHGEWRRVYATADASLLSAYPYNEFEAPFVSKATFAHGQLHGSWIISDADGKIVSEIPFRNGLRHGQAVWHHPGGERMYIANYRDGMLEGVMAEYDDAGAELTSYTFQDGRRVEREIERYKSQQPKADIRYLSAQQTLKQRDDWWNAKPAVYETSGKRLKHGGFVEYHPNGQKKSTGTYAEGRLTGEFSSWYENGQRETQGFYQDGAPSGAWAWWHANGMRRAEGSYANGAPEGQWTSWTPDGKVAKRQNYSEANQSDIARNRTPAPTPKRPSSASNQRRVQR encoded by the coding sequence ATGAAGAATCGATCGGCGACCCGTTTCGCAATCCATTGCATTCTGTTTGGAAGTGTTTCGCTCTGCACGCTGAGCAACCTCGATGGGGATGAAAGCGTTCTGATCCCATCGGGCGATTTCCCGGCGATCTTTGCTCCGACAAGCGAGCCAGAATCGCCTGAAAATCTTCCCGCCGTGGCGGAACCAGAGGCGATCACGCCCTACGTCGCTCAGCGATTCCAGGAAACAAACAACCAACTAACCATCAATCCAAGCGTCCCCGTAGCCGAAGATGCTAGCGATGGCGAAATCGTTCGCGAGCGATACGACGACGGATCGGTCCGAGTCGAACGGAGCGTGATGCAGGACGAACACGGCAACTTCGTCAACAACGGCACCTTCCGGATGTACAATCCCGCCGGCAGCCCGATCGCCGAAGGGCACTTCCAGATGGGCAACCGACACGGCGAATGGCGGCGTGTTTACGCAACCGCCGACGCTAGCTTATTAAGCGCTTACCCGTACAACGAATTCGAAGCCCCGTTTGTCTCCAAGGCGACCTTCGCTCACGGGCAACTGCACGGCAGTTGGATCATCAGCGACGCCGATGGCAAGATCGTCAGCGAGATTCCGTTTCGCAATGGGCTGCGGCACGGCCAAGCCGTCTGGCATCATCCCGGTGGCGAGCGGATGTATATCGCCAACTACCGCGACGGAATGCTCGAAGGGGTGATGGCCGAATACGACGACGCCGGCGCCGAACTAACAAGCTACACATTCCAGGATGGGCGGCGAGTCGAACGCGAAATCGAACGCTACAAGAGCCAACAACCGAAAGCCGACATCCGCTACCTTTCGGCTCAACAGACACTGAAACAACGCGACGATTGGTGGAATGCCAAGCCGGCGGTCTACGAGACTTCGGGCAAGCGTTTGAAACATGGCGGCTTTGTCGAATATCACCCCAACGGCCAGAAGAAGTCGACGGGAACGTATGCCGAGGGGCGTTTGACCGGCGAATTTTCCAGCTGGTATGAAAACGGCCAACGCGAAACCCAAGGCTTCTACCAAGACGGAGCCCCTTCGGGTGCATGGGCCTGGTGGCATGCCAACGGGATGCGTCGCGCCGAGGGAAGTTACGCCAACGGAGCTCCCGAAGGGCAATGGACCAGTTGGACGCCCGATGGCAAAGTTGCCAAACGGCAGAACTACAGCGAAGCCAACCAATCGGACATCGCGAGAAATCGCACGCCAGCACCAACTCCGAAGCGGCCTAGCTCTGCTAGCAACCAGCGTCGGGTGCAGCGTTAG